One window from the genome of Moorena sp. SIOASIH encodes:
- a CDS encoding pentapeptide repeat-containing protein, translating to MKTNELLRRYAAGERNFRRANLRGQSFQGQDLSGADFSEADIRGTNFKNAILRGTKFCGAKAGLQKRWTILLLLVSWIMSGLSAVASLYVVSWVQARYTQQGVASEFLVWTALIVIIVFFVVIIGQGLGGAFAVVLAIAGAVAVALATIVAGVLRITISFEDALELSGPVAAAAAGLGAAAVAGAVAVAGAVAVAEAVLVPVVVVVPVVVAVVIAVVVVLAIAGAVPVTFAIAVAVTLALLGAYLGWRALKGDPRDAWIRTTAIVFAATGGTSFYKADLTDANFTEATLKNTDLREVTFTHTCWRKTIKLDRARLGTSYLQYKNVRQLLINGKGQEKNFDRLNLRGINLKGSNLKDASFIGTDLNRANLQDANLSRAKLVQTLLEGADLTKATLTGAYIEDWAISNTTKLIQIDCDYSFLKLPTKSAPDPKRRPADQERNFEPGEFAKLAQKIPNTVDLIFKDGIDWQTFRKTFQDLRVESETGELPVIQTIENKGDGAFVIRVKVPEEVDEAEYERKFWAKYKPMLEAKDREIKLLSEQIEFYDEQIEFIRKNNTRLMGVVETMADQETIIIDKIDKRDQRGAKFNVGGNYVERAESVSSQQSYANQNNYEEADKNLAEAAAEIQQLLEQLEKTNPTATEAQQEAFVSAAITPTNKERLINAIKEGGQGAIEEFLDNPYLNVAIRIIEGWRNP from the coding sequence ATGAAAACTAATGAACTTCTGAGACGATATGCAGCAGGAGAAAGGAATTTCCGCAGGGCAAATCTTAGAGGTCAATCGTTTCAGGGGCAAGACCTTTCAGGGGCGGATTTTAGTGAAGCGGATATTAGAGGAACAAACTTTAAGAATGCTATTTTAAGAGGTACTAAGTTCTGTGGAGCCAAGGCAGGATTACAAAAACGATGGACAATTTTGCTTCTGTTGGTTTCCTGGATAATGTCAGGACTATCGGCAGTTGCCTCCTTATATGTTGTGTCTTGGGTACAAGCAAGATATACACAACAAGGCGTAGCGTCAGAGTTCTTAGTCTGGACAGCTTTGATTGTAATAATTGTCTTCTTTGTTGTTATCATTGGTCAAGGTCTTGGGGGAGCATTCGCCGTAGTCCTAGCCATAGCTGGAGCCGTAGCCGTAGCCCTAGCCACAATCGTAGCTGGAGTCTTACGCATAACCATATCCTTCGAGGACGCCTTAGAATTATCTGGACCTGTAGCTGCAGCCGCAGCCGGACTCGGAGCCGCAGCTGTAGCGGGAGCCGTAGCTGTAGCGGGAGCCGTAGCTGTAGCGGAAGCCGTACTGGTACCAGTAGTCGTAGTCGTACCAGTAGTCGTAGCTGTAGTCATAGCAGTAGTTGTAGTCCTAGCCATAGCTGGAGCTGTACCCGTAACCTTCGCCATAGCCGTAGCCGTAACCTTAGCATTACTTGGTGCTTACCTGGGGTGGCGTGCTCTAAAAGGGGACCCCAGAGATGCCTGGATTCGCACTACAGCAATCGTCTTTGCTGCCACAGGAGGAACTAGTTTTTACAAAGCCGATTTAACCGATGCTAATTTTACGGAAGCTACCCTCAAAAATACAGACTTAAGAGAGGTTACTTTTACTCATACTTGTTGGCGGAAAACTATTAAACTTGACCGAGCTAGACTAGGAACAAGCTACCTTCAATATAAAAACGTTAGACAATTGCTGATCAATGGAAAGGGGCAAGAAAAAAACTTTGATCGACTTAACTTAAGAGGTATTAATTTAAAAGGATCTAATCTAAAAGATGCTAGCTTCATCGGAACAGACTTAAACCGAGCTAACTTACAAGATGCTAATTTATCCAGAGCTAAGTTAGTTCAAACGTTACTAGAAGGAGCTGATTTAACCAAAGCAACCTTAACAGGAGCATATATCGAAGATTGGGCAATCAGCAATACTACTAAACTAATTCAAATTGATTGCGATTATAGTTTTCTGAAACTACCTACTAAAAGTGCTCCAGACCCTAAACGTCGTCCTGCTGACCAAGAGAGAAATTTTGAACCAGGGGAATTTGCTAAGTTAGCTCAGAAAATTCCCAATACTGTCGATTTAATTTTTAAAGATGGTATCGATTGGCAGACTTTTAGAAAAACGTTTCAAGACCTTCGAGTAGAAAGCGAAACAGGAGAGCTACCAGTCATACAGACAATAGAAAATAAAGGCGACGGTGCTTTTGTTATTCGGGTCAAAGTTCCTGAGGAGGTTGATGAAGCTGAATACGAGCGAAAATTCTGGGCAAAATACAAGCCAATGTTAGAAGCTAAAGATAGAGAAATAAAACTTTTATCTGAGCAAATAGAGTTTTATGATGAACAAATAGAATTTATACGTAAAAACAATACTAGATTAATGGGAGTTGTTGAAACAATGGCAGATCAAGAAACTATTATAATTGATAAAATTGACAAGCGTGACCAGCGTGGTGCCAAGTTTAACGTTGGTGGTAACTATGTCGAAAGAGCTGAGTCTGTTAGTAGTCAGCAAAGCTATGCTAATCAAAATAACTACGAGGAAGCTGACAAAAACCTAGCAGAAGCAGCAGCTGAAATCCAGCAATTACTAGAGCAACTAGAGAAAACCAACCCTACCGCCACAGAAGCACAGCAAGAAGCCTTTGTCAGTGCAGCCATTACACCAACTAATAAAGAAAGGCTAATTAATGCTATCAAAGAAGGTGGTCAAGGAGCAATTGAAGAATTCCTTGATAACCCATATTTGAATGTAGCAATTAGAATTATTGAAGGGTGGAGAAACCCTTAA
- a CDS encoding response regulator transcription factor: MMSQDLPKPGKLKLLVVDDHELMLGGIIDTLRRKYPEAEAEILTAKTFESALEQLERFPLDLVIVDLSIPEASEKTAKSENTAKIDTGIKLLQTVIKQYPNLNLVVLSTYLKALVRIKDEIDKHEGGFTLVDKGFSAEVMLTRVDWALQGITHTKDLKMLKGEVKPEWLEVITLAFHEKLQDKAIAERMKIAPRTVLHYWRKIRDVLGVYPEGGKNLRIKTEMRAREEGFID; encoded by the coding sequence ATGATGAGCCAAGATTTACCAAAGCCAGGGAAACTTAAGCTGCTTGTGGTTGATGACCACGAATTGATGCTGGGTGGCATAATCGACACCCTACGACGGAAGTATCCAGAAGCGGAAGCAGAAATCTTAACAGCTAAAACGTTCGAGAGTGCTCTAGAACAACTGGAACGATTTCCGCTTGACCTCGTTATTGTAGATCTTTCCATTCCAGAAGCCTCTGAGAAGACAGCTAAATCTGAGAATACAGCTAAAATCGACACGGGTATTAAACTCTTGCAGACAGTGATCAAGCAATACCCCAACCTCAATCTTGTGGTGCTCAGCACTTACCTCAAAGCTCTGGTGCGGATTAAGGATGAGATTGACAAGCACGAAGGGGGTTTCACGCTGGTAGATAAGGGTTTCTCCGCTGAGGTTATGTTAACCAGAGTTGACTGGGCATTGCAGGGAATAACCCATACAAAAGATCTAAAGATGCTCAAAGGAGAAGTCAAACCAGAGTGGCTGGAGGTAATCACCCTAGCATTTCATGAGAAATTGCAGGATAAGGCAATTGCTGAGCGTATGAAGATAGCTCCCCGAACTGTGCTTCACTACTGGAGGAAAATTCGAGATGTTCTGGGTGTTTATCCTGAAGGCGGGAAAAATCTCCGCATTAAAACTGAGATGCGAGCCAGAGAAGAAGGGTTTATTGATTAA
- a CDS encoding lipase, translated as MPLPTVILPGYFASASEYRDLEQSLQQLGIAATTVPIRQQDWFPTLGGRSVVPILRKIDQAVKQQLEKHNTSQINLIGHSAGGWIARIYLGEKPYTIHGDVTDDSVGLWNAHSYISTLVTLGTPHMSQERWTKRNLDFVNDNYPGAFHQDVHYICVAGKAIYGKRRLGSWLAYNSYKLTCGEGNCWGDGITPIPAAHLAGATNITLDQVLHSPRRKGIWYGSPEVREAWVKCL; from the coding sequence ATGCCATTACCAACTGTTATTTTACCGGGCTATTTTGCTAGCGCTAGTGAATACCGTGATTTAGAACAATCACTACAACAGCTAGGGATTGCCGCAACTACTGTACCAATACGCCAACAAGATTGGTTTCCTACCCTCGGTGGTCGCTCTGTGGTGCCAATTTTGCGGAAAATCGACCAAGCTGTTAAACAGCAGTTGGAGAAGCATAACACGTCACAGATTAATTTAATCGGTCACTCTGCTGGTGGCTGGATTGCCAGGATATATCTAGGAGAAAAGCCTTACACGATTCATGGAGATGTTACTGATGACTCGGTAGGGTTATGGAATGCTCATTCCTATATCTCTACCTTGGTGACTCTGGGTACACCTCATATGAGTCAGGAACGTTGGACTAAACGCAATCTTGATTTTGTGAATGATAACTATCCAGGGGCGTTTCACCAAGATGTCCATTATATTTGTGTCGCTGGTAAGGCTATTTATGGTAAGCGACGTTTAGGCAGCTGGTTGGCTTACAACAGTTACAAGCTCACTTGTGGAGAAGGGAATTGCTGGGGAGATGGGATTACTCCGATTCCTGCTGCTCATTTGGCTGGAGCCACTAATATTACTCTTGATCAGGTGCTGCATTCTCCTAGGAGGAAGGGGATTTGGTATGGTTCACCTGAGGTAAGGGAGGCTTGGGTGAAGTGTTTGTAG
- a CDS encoding CHASE2 domain-containing protein produces the protein MLLSIWPKIRNKIATWRGGELPGIAVIGLVILARLNGSLQFSEWITLDTFLRLRPSEPMDERVVIVGIDEQDIQDVGTYPIPDQNIARLLRKLQTYKPRAIGLDIVRDLPVEPGHEQLVETFEDIKTLIAIEKVLPTKINPPPGFPPERIGFSDVIPDQDSKVRRSILGMYRDETRKEYVFSLALLLAKAYLGAEREKIELENGIHDHLTMRFGETELPRFLSNSGGYVGTDHFGVQVLLNFRSGRKRFRTLSVRDIETGQFNSNWIRDRIVIVGVTTPSIKDTVNTTAIKALNPPGEIYGVEFHAHATSQILSAVLDQRSLLRTWSDPWEYLWILGWGFLAIGLGRLTQSPFKNLFVVGITSFGLVGVGYVFLVWGWWIPVAPALLILVINSLLLPAFYHYDQALKSQINLRQQTIDEAFASIHNGPMQTLAYIITRIENQDLPQDELLLTLKTIKRNIWKIGEHLTEKALNQKEIILIERSIKLNQKETILIGSNLKLPLKHPIHKLFYEVSRYTLERNFTCFETLKVKALKFEDIPEQYLTIEQKRKLCHFLEEALCNVGQHAKGVTRISAIGKLNDDWYTLSVKDNGSGICSSSENRGTKQCKNLAKQLGGTFKREPLSPQGTLCELTWPLAGRNWSFAKVSYGLKTLFLKALKYIKKL, from the coding sequence TTGTTGCTAAGTATTTGGCCAAAAATAAGAAACAAAATTGCCACCTGGCGTGGAGGAGAATTGCCAGGAATTGCAGTGATTGGACTGGTAATCTTAGCCCGTCTCAATGGGTCCCTTCAATTTAGCGAGTGGATAACCCTCGATACTTTTCTGCGCCTGCGTCCTTCTGAACCTATGGATGAACGGGTTGTCATTGTTGGCATTGATGAACAGGATATTCAGGATGTAGGAACCTATCCCATACCAGATCAAAACATTGCAAGGCTGCTCCGGAAATTGCAAACCTACAAACCCAGAGCAATTGGTCTTGATATTGTTCGGGATCTACCAGTTGAGCCAGGTCACGAGCAACTGGTTGAAACCTTTGAGGATATCAAGACTCTCATTGCTATTGAGAAAGTATTACCCACTAAAATTAACCCACCACCCGGATTTCCGCCAGAACGGATTGGTTTCTCAGATGTTATTCCAGATCAAGATAGCAAGGTCAGGCGCAGTATTCTTGGGATGTATAGGGATGAAACCAGGAAAGAATATGTATTCTCCCTGGCTTTACTGCTGGCGAAAGCTTATTTGGGTGCTGAGAGGGAAAAGATTGAACTTGAAAATGGCATTCACGATCACCTTACTATGCGCTTTGGTGAGACTGAGCTACCTCGCTTTTTGAGCAATTCCGGTGGATATGTGGGCACTGATCACTTTGGAGTTCAAGTGCTGCTCAATTTTCGGAGTGGTCGAAAACGGTTTAGAACCTTATCTGTCAGGGATATCGAAACAGGGCAATTTAATTCAAATTGGATTCGCGATCGCATTGTGATTGTTGGAGTCACTACTCCCAGCATCAAAGACACTGTCAATACCACTGCCATCAAGGCTTTGAACCCTCCTGGAGAAATCTATGGGGTGGAATTTCATGCCCATGCTACTAGTCAAATTCTCAGTGCTGTTCTGGATCAGCGATCGCTTTTAAGAACTTGGTCAGATCCCTGGGAATATCTATGGATTTTAGGTTGGGGTTTTCTGGCCATTGGTCTTGGTCGGCTGACTCAATCCCCATTTAAAAATCTGTTTGTTGTTGGGATTACCAGCTTCGGACTAGTTGGAGTTGGTTATGTGTTCCTAGTTTGGGGCTGGTGGATTCCAGTAGCACCAGCGTTGTTAATTTTAGTGATAAATAGTTTACTATTGCCTGCTTTCTATCACTATGACCAGGCTTTGAAGTCTCAGATCAATTTGCGCCAACAGACTATTGATGAAGCATTTGCGTCGATTCATAATGGTCCAATGCAAACACTAGCCTATATTATTACGCGCATTGAAAACCAGGATTTGCCACAAGACGAATTGCTGTTGACACTTAAAACTATCAAGCGTAACATATGGAAAATTGGAGAACACCTCACAGAAAAAGCTCTGAATCAAAAAGAAATTATCCTTATAGAAAGGAGTATAAAACTGAATCAAAAAGAAACTATCCTTATAGGAAGTAACCTAAAACTGCCATTGAAGCATCCAATCCATAAGCTATTCTATGAAGTCTCTAGATATACCCTCGAACGGAATTTTACTTGTTTTGAGACCCTTAAGGTTAAAGCCCTTAAATTTGAGGATATCCCGGAACAATATTTAACTATTGAGCAAAAGCGAAAACTCTGCCACTTTCTCGAAGAAGCTTTGTGCAATGTCGGGCAACATGCTAAAGGAGTAACTCGTATTAGTGCCATTGGTAAGCTCAATGACGACTGGTACACTCTGAGTGTTAAAGATAATGGCTCTGGCATCTGTTCATCCTCTGAAAACCGAGGAACAAAGCAATGTAAAAATCTGGCGAAACAACTAGGAGGAACATTTAAACGAGAGCCCCTTTCTCCCCAAGGAACTCTGTGCGAGTTAACCTGGCCTCTAGCAGGTCGTAACTGGAGTTTTGCCAAAGTTAGCTATGGCTTGAAAACTCTTTTTTTGAAAGCGTTGAAATATATCAAAAAATTATAA
- a CDS encoding Uma2 family endonuclease, whose amino-acid sequence MTVATTPVETNPIVLRMPPALDMDDDQFFEFCQINRDLRIERTSEGEIIIMPPTGSGTGGRNFSLNGQLWSWVEQDGTGKGFDSSAGFKLPNGAERSPDASWVTLERWEALTPQQQEKFAPLCPDFVIELRSPSDSVNDLKDKMEEYMDNGAKLGWLIDPNNRRVYIYRPGREVEQLDNPATVKGDESVLPGFVLKLGKIW is encoded by the coding sequence ATGACAGTAGCCACCACACCTGTTGAAACTAATCCGATTGTGCTGAGGATGCCCCCAGCATTGGACATGGATGATGACCAGTTTTTTGAGTTTTGTCAGATTAATCGAGATTTACGGATTGAACGCACGTCAGAGGGAGAAATAATTATTATGCCCCCAACAGGGAGTGGAACCGGAGGTCGAAATTTCAGTCTCAATGGTCAGTTGTGGAGTTGGGTAGAACAAGATGGCACAGGCAAAGGTTTTGACTCATCTGCTGGCTTTAAGCTTCCCAATGGTGCGGAGCGCTCCCCTGATGCCTCTTGGGTAACCTTAGAAAGATGGGAAGCCCTAACACCTCAACAACAGGAAAAATTTGCTCCTCTATGCCCAGATTTTGTGATTGAATTGCGTTCCCCCAGTGATAGCGTCAACGATCTCAAAGACAAGATGGAAGAGTACATGGACAATGGCGCGAAGTTGGGGTGGTTGATTGACCCCAATAATCGTCGAGTGTATATTTACCGTCCTGGTAGGGAAGTCGAGCAGTTGGACAATCCTGCTACGGTAAAGGGGGATGAGTCGGTGCTGCCGGGTTTCGTGTTGAAGCTGGGGAAAATCTGGTAA
- a CDS encoding precorrin-2 C(20)-methyltransferase, protein MKLGTLYGISVGPGDPDLITLKGLRILKQAPVVAFPTGVRGKPGLAQQIVAQWLENHQVQLPLTFPYVQDTAILTQAWQVAAEQVWKYLGLGQDVAFVCEGDVSFYSTFTYLAQMLQQLHPESLIQTVPGVSSPMATASVLGLPLTIRDQRLVVLPALYNVEELEKVLDWADVVVLLKVSSVYQQVWQVLHRHQLLENAYVVERATLPEQVIYRNLCDRPNLALPYFSLLIVKVNQ, encoded by the coding sequence GTGAAACTAGGTACACTTTATGGTATAAGTGTCGGACCTGGGGATCCTGACCTGATCACCCTCAAAGGACTACGTATATTGAAACAGGCACCAGTAGTAGCGTTTCCTACTGGAGTCCGTGGGAAACCAGGACTGGCTCAACAGATTGTCGCTCAATGGTTGGAGAATCATCAGGTGCAGTTACCCTTGACATTTCCATATGTGCAGGATACCGCTATCTTGACCCAAGCATGGCAAGTTGCTGCTGAGCAAGTCTGGAAATATCTAGGACTAGGGCAAGACGTAGCATTTGTGTGTGAAGGAGATGTGAGTTTTTACAGCACATTTACCTATTTGGCACAGATGCTACAACAGTTACATCCAGAAAGCCTGATTCAAACTGTACCAGGGGTATCTTCCCCCATGGCTACAGCATCTGTTTTGGGATTACCCTTGACCATTCGTGATCAGCGGCTGGTCGTGCTACCAGCTCTCTATAATGTGGAGGAACTGGAAAAGGTTTTGGATTGGGCAGATGTAGTAGTCCTGCTCAAAGTCAGTTCAGTTTATCAGCAGGTGTGGCAAGTGCTGCATCGACATCAGTTGTTGGAAAATGCCTATGTGGTAGAACGAGCAACTCTACCGGAGCAGGTGATTTATCGTAATTTATGCGATCGCCCTAATCTGGCATTACCCTATTTTTCTCTGCTAATTGTTAAGGTAAACCAATAG